The DNA region ttaatttatttatttcagtttatAAATCAAGCAGAACCATGCTTGATGGTGATACAAGTGTCATGACATATCGTGGTCATACTGTTGTACAGACACTTATTAGATGTCATTTTTCACCAATATCAACAACTGGACAAAGATTTATATACACTGGCTGTGGAACTGGCAAAGTTATAAGtattgctttatttttatttttaaatgactttgagttgattaattttattataattaataatattcttatttttaattactacgTTGCATTAATATCATGTCAGTCATTTAGAAAGTAACAAAGTTTTTCAgtgtgaataaattaaaataatattcaagttttatattgatataaaaattgcaGGTTCATTGACGCAAATAAgacattgaataaattaattataataaactaatattatgataattatgttgtaattattaataaatttattactttttatgattttagtttatgatttattaactGGTAAAATTGTTTGCTCACTGGATGGTCATAGAGGTTGTGTAAGAGACGTTAGTTGGCATCCTTATCATCAAGAAATTATATCATCATCGGTAATAGTTATAtttcatcgaaaaaaatatatataaattaagtttaaaactctggaatgtaaatttataatttaaatgttgtttGTTTAGTGGGATGGAGTTATTGGCTGTTGGCGTTATTCAGCAAATTTCGATCCGGAAGAATACAACAGCTCAAATGAttcagataaataattattcattatattgATTCAATTGTAACGATGACTTTTACGATAATGTTTACtcgcacaaaaaaaaaatatacaaaataaatatgtaggtgttaaataaatatcgatTTTGACAAACGtacttgtataaaaataatcgacATAAACAACCTGATGACACACTTAATTAGTTTCAAGAagccaaataaatatttaatgtttttttttttttcttttaaaatcgCTTTAGCTAAATCCAATAAATTCGAAACCTTATGTttctttcaattaaatttttaattcaattttattatttttttcaaatacatgatgattttatatgaaaatataattcaaaaaaaaatgtggtgAGTATCTTAATTCATcgaaatttattcatttttaaaataaaaaaaacattgaccttttttttaatgtaataaaaataaattgatgaaaatttaatttactatttattcaCACACAAGATTAGTagtataaatttagaaaaaaaaaaaatttcaataagtGAGTGTATTGcatatcaatatcaattaaaaaatatataaaaataaaaaaaattactattaaaaaaaagcatgcCAATGCCACAATAAATTGGCTCATACGGGCATCCAAGTTCGCGATATTTTCCCGTGACTGACCTCCATAattatatacttgaaataaatatatatattataaaaaaaatattatattcgaATTAATAAGTAATTATATTCAAGAATGGTCCACGCAATATTTACTCAACAtgcattcaataaaatataagtaatataattttttaaataaataacataaatagaTAATCTGTTTGAATTTTCCAGTCATTGAAtcatttctaaaaaatataattaatgcaggtattttatatatatatttttataaccaGAAAATTCAAtctcattataaataaaaaaaactaaaatcatattacatatagaaaaaagaaaaaaaaaaagttgtgaaATGTGTTGACAGACTGGAGTAAACTTGGACTGATTACTGTCAACCCTCCTACTAGCCCATTGATcttaaagtaaatttttttataaattaaataaatatatattccaagTATTCCAtcaatgtcaattttaaataattacgtaaataaatataattaaaaaaaagctatctCAATAAATctgtaatcataaaattaatatattaactttactaatttttatttatctaatttgattgttgtttttttttcaaaattaccaagcttatttttaatttaaaaatcatgaaaattatatatattacgtaattataattgttgaatGAGATGAGACACAAGTTGTTTGATATCTTTGACGATTAATGCAAAGTTAACTCGTGGAATTGTCAAGGTCGTGGGATTTGTAATAGGCAATAGTCTTCTCgtgctgttattattattattttttctacttatttataatttatttatgtctaAAAGTTGGTTGTTACCTAGGTGTAATTTGAATGCTGATACAACTCTGGGAGGTATAAGTCGATAACAAACTGATTAGTGACCAGTTGAAGTTCGATGCTAGACTTGAAATTGTCAGTCTTGTTTTGAACACCAATAAAGCAACAATTTTTAAcacttgtttattattttaacaaaataatatacattaattaaattgaatttataaacaataaaataataaatatatttatttatttatataattttgtttttaagagaaaaaataaattaaaattttcatttattctttGTCTgcgaattttaaataaatattttttattgatgctttggcttgaataaaatattctcgttaattattttgatgataagaCCAATCGTGTTATCAGTAATGTGTAGTATTTCTTTGTATTAACAAGACAGacgacttttttttattttaaaaataaattttactgtttcatatttgataaatatatataaagaaaaatgtcaGTTGTggaaaaaatagatattgCAAGCAGAAGAAATGCTGTTCCAATTATTTACACAAGAGGAACACATTATGAAATTGGTTTCGATATCGTAAGTCTGATTATTTTATCTCaatgtttattcaatttttttttttttttttttgtcaatatcaTTTGATTCATTCGTTGCTAACTAAGtgtaacaattaaaaaatgattttaaaaaaccgCGCAATTCATCTGTTACTAATTGAGTGTAAcgatggaaaaattaaaaaataataaaaaaaaagtttcaacagtttacgtaataataaaaacggtcgagataatatatcaaatttgcATGTTTGATTGTCTATCATAATGTCctgaataatttatgaaaaaaaaataaaatgaattattaatttatatagacAATAgactatataataatattaataaattcaataatcagCTGGAGTTTCAGTTTAGATCCATGTAATTTATAAGATAAATgtattaacacaaaaaaaagaaataaataaatcaaatacatTGTCGATAGAATGTAGTTTAACAGTCACTTTTGATAAAGGCAGATAATGTCATTTGACTTTACAAATGACATGTGACTATTTCGAAATAGtagaaactaaaaaaaatattggattaatttttttctatgcttaaataacattgaataattaaaataataaaataaaaaacacagcTGTAATAATGACGAATAATTTCGATtgtaaaaactattatcaatgCCATTATTGAATgtcaataaatcatcaattgttcAACCATGAATAAAATGAGTAAAAGTGacgacaaataaataatatttttttttcttcaatttcagGGTCGTACATTCTCaggtttgataaataattatgtggAAAATTATCGACCACTTCAAGATACATATTTGAAAATGTATAATACAAAagaaggtaaaaaaatttacgatgaAACATTGGATGCggttaaaaaacaatttcctCAATATTTACGTGAAATTGAAGGAACTGCTGATGGTGCTAATGTTCCATTCTACAAggtacaattaattaaaaatattttaatataaaaaaaaaaaaacaaatcaccACGATCAGGgtcaatgttaaaaataatttccgcgtagaaaaaaactatttaaaattgttataataattatttaaaaaatatataaataaataaaaaaaaaagaaaggaaaaatTATGTACTTGAAAGTTTAGTTTTGTCATTGTAATTAGTCATTCGACGAGCACCGTGTCTACTGattgtcttttattattataaacaaattaaaataaaaaaaaaaaataaataataaatgtcctTGAAAACACACGCCAGtctaagaaaatttataaagaaaattatttctttagcAGTTTTAATAACACCAACTGATTATGAAagcattaattaaaatgtagttaattaaataataattaaaaataataattaaatacaactttttttagaaaaaaaaaaaataacaaataaggTACCTTTGAGTTTAGCTGGTGTTCTTTCATcacaattattcaaaaataaatatttttaatatcccagttatgaaaataataattggtcatttattttttcagttgttTTTGATGCATCTTGATGATATCATTCCGAATGTCGTTGAGGGACGTCAAGCATCAACAAAACAACCAGTTGGTTGTTCTTCTCTCATTTGTAATTATCCTGGacaggtaaataattaaatttatattttaaataattgtcaaggtaatttttatgtattacaatttaaatttattgttattttattgttagtaataatgattaataattaaaataaatataaaataaatattttcttcaagagacatttaataaaaaaatgtatagattatttacagataatttactcattatttgaGTAATATTTATTGCTAATTAACTCACCaattaatgttgttttttttcataggaAATATTAGGACACAATGAAGATGCATTGAGTGAAACATTAAATCACTGGTACATTGTCAATGCCCATGTTGTTGAAACTGGATTAcgtgaagaaaaattttcttctcTCAGTTATGCTGGTTTTCTTCCTGGTTATACAATGGGATTTAACAATCATGGTCTTGTTTACAGTATAAATACACTAAGTGCTCGATCTCTTAAATCAGGAAAAACACGTAattcttattaattattttataaaataatttataaatttttctctaatttaattatatttttttttagctcgTTATTTTATAACAAGATCATTATTGGGTGTTGCTAATTTTATGCAAGCACAACAAACACTGAGAAATGTTGGTTACGGTGCTGCTGAAGGTTTTTCAGTTAACATGACATTTTTAGATCAAGATGGTGATAGACTATTTCACAATGCTGAAGTTGCACCAGCTGATGATGGAACAAATGAATCACAGCTAAATATATTAACAGCAAGTCCTGGTGAAAATCTTGCTCATTGTAACAAGTaagttatatttaaatgtaaatttaacaaatatattttaataaatgtaaattttttttttacatagatATCTACGATTAAAAATTGCTGAAGTTGATGGTGTTATTATACCAAGTAGTGAGCATAGAATGGCTGCAATACAACGTCATCCAGCACCAAAAACACGAAGTGAAATAGTTAATATATTAAGTGATCAAACTGATAATGAATATCGTGTTTATCAAGAATTTGGTCCTGATGATTATGTCAAAACAATTGCAACTGGTATATTTGATTGTGTTAAACGTACATGGTCAATTTATACTGATAAACCAAAATTCAATGAACCACTTGTTGTCATTCCAATTCGCACCGATTCacattaatagaaaaaaaattaaactcattAATAATTCCatagaatttaattaaatttaactcatgtattatttttttaaatggtgatgggtttctttttattttttaaatttaaaaaaaaaaaaaatcataaactaattattaatcatttaaatttataatatatttttaaatgaaattggaatttgttttttagattattattaattttaaataattgttactCCAAAATTGAGTGtacaattgaaaaaacttttaaaaaataataatacacgaagtatattttatatataaaaaaatatatttaattattataattatacttaACGtgattattagatttttttttttttaacgacaaAATGTTGGTACAATAACTTTTTGACGTTTGTTTGATTCCATAccagaaaaaaattctttaatatCTTCTTCACGTacgacttttttattttcagcaaaTTTTTGAAGATATTCTTTTagctgatttttcattttattatattctaaataaaataaataaatattattgttaaatatataaaaatgcaattaattaattattaaaaaattaatttaccttcaATAGCATTGACTTGTTCAACATGTCCAAGTGATGCAAGTGCCTTCATTCCTTTTTCATAGCCAGATTCAGAACGTTGTAATTTACCAGCTTCTTCATAAGCTTGTACTGAATCATTaagatcaattaaaaattcaattttttcattttcatataattttttacaatcatcaCAACAACACAATGATGATCTCCAATTTGAAATCCAAAAGCATGAACtttcgttatttttaataatcatttcagGCATTTTACAGCCAATTGTATCATTTAAAACatcaattgattcatcagcattgtcatttttatttaatttattatcatatgtatttttaatacttttatttgcTGAATAATTTGTTGCATAACGCCATAAAAATGAATGTTCTTTCATACAACCAGAACATATTAATTCTTCATATGATTCATCATCTGGTATATCATCATTGCAATTAAGATGTTTTGAATGATACCAATCTTCACAAATAATACACTGTATCATttgatcatttattatttcctcTGGTGATTCTGGATCTGGATATGGACGTGAACAAATACAATAAACACCATCAAAATtttgattgtatttattttcaatgttcaATGGTGCTTTTGCCTGAAcgaaaacaaaattcatcatcaaaattaacatcaattgacaagttaaataaaaaaataaattaccttgTCTAGAATGCATTTTTTATTGCCAAATTTTGAGTTGCCACAGTCACAACGAAATGAACGTTTTGTATAGAGTTCAACTAGTTCATGGCCTTCATGACAATGAAAACTACATGCCAAACAAACACCagcttgttttttatcatcaccaaAGCAACATGTTTTACATGCATACAGTGCTTGTCTTATATAACCCTAAATATAATCAacataaaacataaattattattaacaaattaaaggaaaatattcacctaaattaattaacattatttaaattatattcaacaatattttctttgtaaGAAATGGAGTTTGATGGCTTGGATTTTTGATGTTTTGTGACTGACCTTGCCATatgtacaatttttatcatcagaaGCACCAAGAACAGCATTTGCATCATCTTCAAGTTCTCTTTCTTCTTGTAATACATCAAGCATTGTCACTGAATTATcttcttcaatattattaattttttcattacttgACGTTGATTCGGCCATGTTTATAAAATGCCTTCTTTTTCACTGAGAATTTACTcgagacaaaataaaattttactacacaacgcaatttaatatttcaaaaataaaaattaatttaaaaaataatattgattcatcaaaaaaatatagaataattTGATAGtttgaatatcaaaaaaaaaaaatttattttatttttgttttattgactGATAATTTAcaatcttttcttttttttttttctcgattgacaattgtttgttgttgttattattaaagacGTAACATTCTCTTCccgctaaaaattttttttctcttaaataaCAAACTTCAGATGGCTttgattatgattattaatcaAGATGacaacataaaaatatcaaaacaaaatGGCGAAATCAGGCTGCCATGAAAAAATAAGCGGTAAAATTATGTTAGAGCCAACTTCAAAGGCatcaaaagagaaaaaaagttgaaaaaagcGTGCAGGATCATAACCTTTAATAATAGCGTGTGTTGAATGTTGATAATGTGTGTAATTGtcgtaattatttaatttaatttaattgttagtgtaataaacaataatttattttataaaatggatCAAAATGGTAGTGAAGTTCACCATATGTCGCGTAAGTCCCTGAAGCGACAACTCAATGGTGATAAAAATAGcacaaaaaaaagcaaaaaaagtaaaaaagacgATGGTGACGTTGCCGGGAGTTGCCCAGATTGGTTAAATGTTGATCCTGTTAGTAAAAGTCcaaaatttgtcaataaaaagaaagagaaattGGTTGAAGAAGCTGTTGTTAATGTTGAAGAACCAAGTGAAGAAGCAAAATCCATTGATGTCattaaaaaatcgaaaaaaaagaaagagaaattGGCAGGAAAAGTTGTtgtaaatgatgatgaagttgttgtaaatgatgatgatgatatactCCATGATGGTGAAGAtgatacaaagaaaaatattgaaaaaacaagtaaagaaataaaatctattgatgttattaaaaaatcaaagaaaaagaaagaaaaattagctgaaacagctgttttaaatgatgatgaagttgttgtaaatgatgatgctgatataCATCATGATAGTGAAGAAATAAATGCAATtaatgttgtaaaaaaatctaaaaaaaaaaagaagaattctGTTGATGATAATCCAATTGAAGCTGAAAATGATGCAGAAGTTATTCCAAAGCCTaaaaaggcaaaaaaaaataaacaaaatacagaTGATACTGCTACGATAAATTCTAATGaagaaatttcaattaataaatcaaaaacaccaaaaaaaaataaaaaaaaaattgatattgttgatgaagaaATAACTCAACTTGAAACtccatcaaaaaaaatgaaaaaagatcaTTTTGATGTTCCAacaaatatggaaaaattgatggaaaaaaaaatgaaaaaagataaatcaaGAAAGAGTATTCAAATTGTTGCTCGAAGTCCATCAGTACCAAATGATTGTGAAAATGTTGAATTGATAAAAGATGTTGGTAGaaaatcattttgtttaacAACCTCAAATACAGATGAATCTGATAATGAtgaagttgaaaataaaaaagagccAGTTGTTGAAAAAGTTCCAATTGAAtctcagttaaaaaaaaaagataaattaaaagaacaaaaaaagaataaatcaTTGGATCAGTCTTTGAGTGTTGCTGATAAATCACAGGatgatcaaaagaaaaatattcaaaataattcaacaacaaaaacacctgataaaaaaaataaaaaagcaaaagatTCATCATTAACTGaaaaagctgaaaaaaaaataattccaataCCATTGGATGgtgatgttaatgatgaagaagaaattgCTAGAACTAAAGCTCTTCTTGAAGAAAAAGCAAAGATGGTTGaacaatctaaaaaaataaaaaatgcatctACTCCTAAAttagaagataaaa from Aphidius gifuensis isolate YNYX2018 linkage group LG5, ASM1490517v1, whole genome shotgun sequence includes:
- the LOC122856850 gene encoding putative E3 ubiquitin-protein ligase UBR7 yields the protein MAESTSSNEKINNIEEDNSVTMLDVLQEERELEDDANAVLGASDDKNCTYGKGYIRQALYACKTCCFGDDKKQAGVCLACSFHCHEGHELVELYTKRSFRCDCGNSKFGNKKCILDKAKAPLNIENKYNQNFDGVYCICSRPYPDPESPEEIINDQMIQCIICEDWYHSKHLNCNDDIPDDESYEELICSGCMKEHSFLWRYATNYSANKSIKNTYDNKLNKNDNADESIDVLNDTIGCKMPEMIIKNNESSCFWISNWRSSLCCCDDCKKLYENEKIEFLIDLNDSVQAYEEAGKLQRSESGYEKGMKALASLGHVEQVNAIEEYNKMKNQLKEYLQKFAENKKVVREEDIKEFFSGMESNKRQKVIVPTFCR
- the LOC122856846 gene encoding uncharacterized protein LOC122856846 isoform X1 gives rise to the protein MSVVEKIDIASRRNAVPIIYTRGTHYEIGFDIGRTFSGLINNYVENYRPLQDTYLKMYNTKEGKKIYDETLDAVKKQFPQYLREIEGTADGANVPFYKLFLMHLDDIIPNVVEGRQASTKQPVGCSSLICNYPGQEILGHNEDALSETLNHWYIVNAHVVETGLREEKFSSLSYAGFLPGYTMGFNNHGLVYSINTLSARSLKSGKTPRYFITRSLLGVANFMQAQQTLRNVGYGAAEGFSVNMTFLDQDGDRLFHNAEVAPADDGTNESQLNILTASPGENLAHCNKYLRLKIAEVDGVIIPSSEHRMAAIQRHPAPKTRSEIVNILSDQTDNEYRVYQEFGPDDYVKTIATGIFDCVKRTWSIYTDKPKFNEPLVVIPIRTDSH
- the LOC122856846 gene encoding uncharacterized protein LOC122856846 isoform X2, with translation MYNTKEGKKIYDETLDAVKKQFPQYLREIEGTADGANVPFYKLFLMHLDDIIPNVVEGRQASTKQPVGCSSLICNYPGQEILGHNEDALSETLNHWYIVNAHVVETGLREEKFSSLSYAGFLPGYTMGFNNHGLVYSINTLSARSLKSGKTPRYFITRSLLGVANFMQAQQTLRNVGYGAAEGFSVNMTFLDQDGDRLFHNAEVAPADDGTNESQLNILTASPGENLAHCNKYLRLKIAEVDGVIIPSSEHRMAAIQRHPAPKTRSEIVNILSDQTDNEYRVYQEFGPDDYVKTIATGIFDCVKRTWSIYTDKPKFNEPLVVIPIRTDSH